From Pseudomonas sp. AN-1:
GAGCCGCGGCGGACGGCGCCTCGGCGCGGCCGAACTGCTCGGCCCAGCGGCGCAGGCCGGCGGCCTGGTCCCCTGCCGTCATCCGTGCACGCCGGCGCTGCCGGCCACCTGGCGCAGCGTGTCACGCGCGGCCAGCAGGTGCAGCAGGGCATCCAGCTGCTGCTGGGTGCTGCGCTGGCGGCGGCCGCCGGTGAGGCTGAGCAGTTGGGCGCGCACGTCCATCGCCCAGTCGCCCTCGGCCTGCTCCAAGTGGCTGGCCGTGGCGGCCAGGCCGGCGGCGAGGAACAGGCGCAGCTCGGCCTGCAGGCTGCCGGACAGGCTGTCCAGGCTGAGCCAGGCGCGGCCGGTCAGGCTCGGCAGGTCGTCGCACTGCAGCTGGCGCAGCAGCAGCTGCTGCTGTTGCCGCAGGCCCTGCTCGCCGGGCTGGGCGCTGCTGGCCAGCCAGAAGCGCTGCAGCGGCGGACGCGCGCCGTCGGGATCGTGCAGCTGACCGAACCAGGCCTGCAGCGGCCAGGCGCCGCTGTGCTGGCCACGCTCGCGGCCGGCGTCGAGACCGACGTCGAGCAGCGCCAGGTCGAGCTGCATGGCGTGGCCGCGATGGCGGCAGCTGAGGCCGGCCTGCGGCATGGCGATCTCGGCCAGGGTCTGCAGGGCATAGCGCTCGCCCAGATAGTCGACCCGGCTGTTGCCCTTGGCGGCGGCCAGCCAGGTGCTGCCCTGCGCGGCCAGGGCGCGCAGGGTGACAGCGTCGGGGGCGCCGGCCAGCAGGTGGTCGGCCTGCGGCCACTGCTGCGCGGCCCACTCCAGGCGTGCGCTGGCGCCGGCCGGCAGCTGGTGGGCCAGCCACGGCCGGGCCTGCAGGCGACCGGCTGCGGAGAAGGTCAGCAGCGGCATCTGCCAGGTCTGCCCGGGCAGCGCGCCGGCGCGGCCCCACAGCAGCAGGCCGGCGTCCGCCACCGGGCAGGCGGCGAGCAGCTCGGCGAGGCGCTCGCCCTGCAGGCTGCGCGGCAGCGCGGCGAGCTGCCAGGCCGCTTCGAGCAGGCCGAAGCCCTCCACCTCGCGGCGCAGGCCGTCGAGCGCCGCGGCCATCGCCCGGCCATGGCCGAGCAGGCCGCGCGACAGCGCTTCCAGACGCTGCGCGGGCGCCGCCGCCGGGGTGGTCGGCGCCACGAACGGCGAATCCTGGCTGGCCGCCAGCGCCTGACGGACCAGCGCCACGGCCTCGGCCGGGTGCAGGTCCTCGGGCACCTGCTGGCCGCAGGACAGGTAGTGCAGGCGCAGGTTGTGGCGGATCAGGATGTCCAGCACCGGCCCGAGGCGCGCGGCCTCGTCGCTCTTGGTGACGATGCAGTCGTCGAGGCGCGAACCGGCGGCGCAGGCGGCGCGCTGGTAGGTGGAGACCACTTCCTCGAGGGTGTCGCCGTGGCTGGCGGCATTGAGCAGCAGCATCAGGCGCACCGCATGGCCGGCGCCGCCGAGCTGGGCGATCTGGCCGATCAGGCGCTGGTCGCGCTGGCTCATGCCGATGGTGTCGATGATCACCAGGCGCTTGTCGGCCAGCTGGGCCAGCACCGCGTCCAGCGCCGCCTCGGCGGGCAGCGCCTGCACCTCGACGCCGAGCAGGCGGCCGTAGATGCGCAGCTGCTCGTGGGCGCCGATCCGGTAGCTGTCGGTGCTGAGCAGGGCGACCTGGCCGCTGCCGTGGCGCATCACGTAGCGCGCCGCCAGCTTGGCGGTGGTGGTGGTCTTGCCGACCCCGGTGGGGCCGACCAGCGCCAGCACGCCGCCCGTGTCGAGCAGGTCGTTCTCGTCGGCCGGCACCGGCAGGCGCGCGGCCAGTTGGCGCTCCAGCCAGGCGCGCACGGCCGGGGCGTCGGCGCCGCAGTCGTTGAGTTCGGCGGGCAGCGCGGCGAGGATCTCGTCGCCCAGCTGGGCGCCGAAGCCGGCCAGCAGCAGGCGCTGACGCAGGCGCCCGGCGGTGCTGTCGGGCGCTGCGACCGGCGCCGTGCGGCGATCCAGCAGCGCGCGCATGTCGGCCATCTCGTCGAGCAGGCGCGCGCCGAGCGCGGCGAAGTCCAGCGCGGCGGCGGGCGGCGCGCTCGGTGCGGGCGCGGCGCTGTCCTGCTGGGTGCGCTGGTAGGCGGCGGCGCGCTGGGCGGCGAAGCTCGGTGCCGGCTGGCGCGCCTCGGCGGCCACGGCCTGCGGGACTGGCGCGGGCGCCACGGCCGGCGGCTGGACGGCCGGCGCCGGACGCGGCGCGGCGGCCCCCGGCGCAGCGGCCGACGCGACGGCGCCCGGCTCGGGCACCAGGCGCTGGTGCTCGTCGTCGGCCATGGCGAGGATCTCCACGCCCTCGGCGGTGGTGCGGTTGGACAGGATCAGGGCATCCTCGCCGAGGGCTGCGCGCACCTGGCGCATCGCCTCGCGGCTGTTGGCTCCGACAAAACGTCTGACACTCATCAGTTGTTGCCTCCGATCAGGCTGGTCACGCGCAGCATGCGGTCATCGGGAATCTCGGCCAGCGACATCACCACCAGGTGGCGCAGGCGGCGGCGCAGGAAGCGCGCCAGCAGCGCGCGCAGGCGGTGCTGGACCACCAGCACCGGCGCGTCGCCGTTGGCTTCCTGGCGGTTGAGGGCGTTCTCGGCCAGCTGCATCAGGTTGCCGGCCAGGCCCGGCTCCAGCGCGCCGCCGTTGTTCAGGGCCTGGGCCAGCACCTGCTCGAGACCGGCGTCGAGGCCGATCACGCGCAGCTCGCCCTGGCCGCCGAACCACTGCTGGGTGATCGCCCGGCCGAGGGCCACGCGCACCACGGCGACCAGATCCTGGGCATCGCCCTGCGCGCCGGCATGCTCGGCCAGGGTGTCGAGGATAGTGCGCAGGTCGCGGATCGACACCTCCTCTTCCAGCAGGCTCTGCAGGATGCGCTGCAGGGTGGTGAGGCTGAGCGCCTTGGGCACCACCTCCTCGACCAGCGCCTTGTTGTCCTCGCCGAGGCGGTCGAGCAGCAGCTGGACCTCCTGGCGGCCGAGCAGGTCGCTGGCGTGGCGATGCAGCAGGTGGTTGAGATGGGTGGCGGCCACGGTACTGGCGTCGACCACGGTGTAGCCGTAGACCTGCGCCAGCTCGCGCTGGGACAGGTCGATCCACACCGCCGGCAGGCCGAAGGCCGGGTCGGTGGTAGCCTGGCCTTCCAGCTTGCCGGAGACCTGGCCGGGATCGATGGCCAGCCACTTGCCGGGCTGCAGCTCGGCGCGGCCGATCTCCACGCCCTTGAGGCGGATCACGTAGGTGTTCGGGCCCAGCTCCAGGTTGTCGCGGATGTGCACCACCGGCGGCAGGAAACCGACCTCCTGGGCGAACTTCTTGCGCACGCCCTTGATGCGGCCGAGCAGCTCGCCCTGCTGGCGGTGGTCGACCAGCGGGATCAGCCGGTGGCCGACCTCGAGGCCCAGGGTGTCGACCAGTTGCACGTCGTCCCAGCTGGCTTCCGGGGTTTCGGCCGGCGGCGGCAGCTCGGGGTTCATCACCTTCTCCAGCTGCTGCTCCTCCTCGCGGCGGCCCAGCCACCAGGCCAGGCCGCCGAGCAGCGCGGTGAACAGCAGGAACACCAGGTTGGGCATGCCCGGCACCAGGCCGAGCAGGCCCATCACCCCGGCAGCCAGCCACAGTACCTTGGGATTGGCGAACAGCTGGCCGAGCATCTGCTGGCCGACGTCCTGGTCGGTGTTGACCCGCGATACGGTGACACCGGCGGCGGTGGAGATCACCAGCGCCGGGATCTGCGCCACCAGGCCGTCGCCGATGGTCAGCAGGGTGTAGGTTTCCGCCGCCTGGGCGAACGGCAGGTCGTGCTGCAGCATGCCGATCAGCAGGCCGCCGATGACGTTGACCGCCATGATCACCAGGCCGGCCACTGCGTCGCCGCGCACGAACTTGCTGGCGCCGTCCATCGAGCCGTAGAAGTCGGCTTCCTGCGACACCTCGCGGCGGCGCTGGCGCGCCTCCTCCTCGCCGATCAGGCCGGCGTTGAGGTCGGCGTCGATGGCCATCTGCTTGCCGGGCATCGAGTCGAGGGTGAAGCGCGCGCCGACCTCGGCGATGCGCCCGGCGCCCTTGGTGATGACCATGAAGTTGATGATCACCAGGATCAGGAACACGGCGAGGCCCACGGCGAAGTTGCCGCCGACCAGGAAGTGGCCGAACGCCTCGATCACCTTGCCCGCCGCGTCGCCGCCCTCGTGGCCGTGCATCAGCACCACCCGGGTCGAGGCGACGTTGAGCGACAGGCGCAGCAGCGTGGTGAACAGCAGGATCGCCGGGAAGGCGGCGAAGTCCAGCGGCTTCTGGGTGAACATGCTGACCAGCAGCACCATGATCGACAGGGCGATGTTGAAGGTGAAGAACAGGTCGAGGGCGAACGGCGGCAGCGGCAGGATCATCATCGACAGGATGAGGATGATCAGCAGCGGGCCGGCGAACAGCTTCATGTCGGCCTTGCCGGACAGGCCGGCGCGCCCCAGCATGGCGCTCAGTGCATTCATCGGGATTCCTCGTCATTGGCGGCGCGCGGCGGCGGGTCGGCCAGCTCGGCCGGTACCGGCAGGTCGTGCGGGGTCTGGGGCAGCTCGCCGCCCTCCTCGCGCACGCGCTTGAGGCGGTAGGCCCAGGCCAGGACCTCGGCCACCGCGGTGTAGAGTTCGGCGGGGATCTCCTTGTCGAGATCCACGTGGCGGTACAGCGCGCGCGCCAGCGGCGGCGCTTCGAGCAGCGGCACGCCATGCTCGGCGCCCAGCTCGCGGATGCGCGCGGCGACCAGCTCGGTGCCCTTGGCCACCACCCTGGGCGCGCCCATGCTGCCCTCCTGGTAGGCCAGGGCCACCGCATAGTGGGTCGGGTTGGTGACGATCACGTCGGCGGTCGGCACCTTGCTCATCATCCTGCGCCGCGCCACCGCCTGCTGCTGGGCACGGATGCGGCCCTTGACGTGCGGGTCGCCCTCCGACTCCTTGTGCTCCTGACGCAGGTCTTCCTTGCTCATGCGCAGCTTCTTCGCATGGCTCCACAGCTGGTAGGGCACGTCGATGCCGATCACCACGATCAGGGTCAGCACGATCACCGCGCAGGCCCAGGCCGCCAGCTGCAGGGCATTGGCCAGCGCCTGCGGCAGCGGCTGGGTCATCAGCGCCATCATCTCGCCGACATGGCTGGAGATGAACTGCACCGCCACCGCGCCGACCAGCAGCGACTTGGCGATCGCCTTGCCCAGCTCGGCCAGGGCGTGGGTGGAAAACAGCCGCTTGAGGCCCTTGAGCGGGTTGAGGCGGGAGAACTGTGGGGCCAGCGACTTGGCCGACAGCAGCCAGCCGCCGAGCAGCATCGGCGCCACCAGGGCGATCAGCAGCAGCAGGATCAGCAGCGGCAGCAGCGCCAGCAGGCTGCGCTGGGCCAGGCTCCAGAAGTGGGCGACCATCACCGCCGGGTCGAAGGCGACGCTGCGCTCGAACAGGAACGACTGCTCCACCACCAGGCCGAGCTGGGCGTACAGCGTGCTGCCCATCGCCCACAGGCCACCCACCCCGCCGGCCAGCAGCAGGAAGGTGCTCAGTTCGCGGGAACGGGCGACCTGCCCCTCTTCGCGCGCCTTCTCCAGGCGCCGGGGTGTCGCCGCTTCTGTCTTGTCGTCCTGATCGCTGTCGTCAGCCATGGCCTTGTGCGCGCCTGCGGCGACTCAATACGGGCAAAGGGACATTGTGCGGCCGCGGGTGCCGCGGCAATCGGCGAAACAGAGCGGAAATTTCCCGGCTTATCCGGCGCGGCAGGCGCAGGCAGGCACCGGATGCCCTGGCGGGCCCCGGTGCGGCCGGGCGGCGCCTGGCCGCTACAGCTGGCGCATCAGCTGGTCGATGCAGTCGACCACCTGCATGCTGGCATCCTCCATCCGCTCCAGCGCCTCGCGCATCGCCACCGTGTCGCCCGCCTGGCCGGCCTGCAGGGCCCGCAGCCCGGCCTCGTGCACTTCGCGGTGCGGCGCATCGAGCGCCTGGAAGCTGTGCAGCTGGGCGTAGTGCCTGGCGCCATAGCCCTGGAAGTACCATTTGCCCAGGCGGCATTCGCTATGGCAGGTCAGGTGGGCAGCGAACTCGGCATTGTGGATGTGCCGGTAGACCTGGTTCTTCCACACCGCATGGTCGAGCTTGGTGGCATTGAGGAAGGACGTGGTGGTGGTCTGGCGGATGATGCCCTGCAGATGCTCGGAACGCTCGATCATCGTGCCGACAACCTCGTTGATCTGCACCGAGGAGGCGGACACTTCGGTGGCGCTGTCCTGGGTCAGCAGCACAGCGGCGCGGATGCTGGCGATCTCGCCGACGATCTCCTGCACCAGCTCGTCGATCTGCGCGCTGGCCACGGCGGCGCGCTGCGCCAGCTGGCGCACCTCGCCCGCCACCACGGCGAAGCCGCGTCCGGCCTCGCCGGCCCGCGCCGCCTCGATGGCGGCATTGAGCGCCAGCAGATTGGTCTGGTCGGTGATCTTCTGGATGTTCTCCACCAGCCCCTTGATGCCCCCGGCCGCCTGGTCGAGTACCTCGGCGCTGCGGGCACTGCTGTCGGCATGTTCGCTGATGCGCCGGGAACGGCTGTCCAGGGCGCCGACCGCAGTGCGCGCATCGCTGAAAACGTCGTCCAGCAGCTCCAGCTCCCTGCGCTCCTCGACCAGGGCCTCGGCGCGCTCGGCGATGCTCTGGCGCACCACCTCGAGCATGCCGTTGCCCCTCAGGTGGCTGGCATACACATGGCTCAGGCCATCCTTGGCCTGATCGGCGGCCTGCAGCTGCTGCTCCAGCTGCTGCAGCTCGTCCAGCAGTTTCCTGGCCTGTTGCTCCGCCGCTTCACGCTCGGCGGCCTGTTTCCGGCTGGCGAATATCATCACCGTATCCCTGCAGTCGCCTGCGCGCTATCGAAGTTGTCAGAAGCCCAGCTGGTCGAGCAGGTCGTCGACCTGATCCTGGTTGACCACCGCATCGCCAGCGGTCGGCTTGATCTGCGGACCATTGAGCAGGTTCTTCTTCTTTTCCGGCTCCCATTCGCTCTCGGCCAGGCGCTTGAGGATGATCGCCTCGCTGCCGTCCGGCACGCTCTCGATCAGCACCTGGATCAACTGGTGCTCGATCTCGCGGATCACCTCGTTCATCTTCTTGATGACCTGTCCGGTGAGATCCTGGAAATCCTGCGCCATGAGGATCTCCATCAGTTCGCGCTGGGTCGCCTGGGTCTGGCGCGGCACGTCGGCCAGGTAGGCACGGGTGTCCCTGACCAGCTCGCGGGCCTCCTCCAGCTCGACCGGATTGGCGAACCAGGCATCCCAGCGCTGCTCCAGGGCGCCAGCGCCCTTGGCCAGCTCGCCCTGCAGCGGTTGGGCGCGATCGATGGCATTGAGCGCGCGCTCGGCGGCTTGCTCGGTCATAGACGCCACGTAGGTCAGGCGATCGCGGGCATCGGGAATCGCCTCGGCGGCCTTCTCGATCTCCTTGTCCAGGCCCAGCTCGCGCATGCTGTCGCGCAGCATGCGGGTCAGTTGACCGATGCGCTGGATCAGGTCATCGGGCGCCACGTCCCAGTTGCCAGCTGCGTGCTGTTCATCAACGCTCATGAGCCGTCTCCTCCGGGCCGGTTATTTGCCCAGTTTCTCGAAAATCTTGTTGAGCTTCTCTTCAAGGATCGCGGCGGTGAACGGCTTGACCACATAGCCGTTGGCACCGGCCTGAGCGGCCGCGATGATGTTTTCCTTCTTCGCCTCGGCGGTGACCATCAGCACCGGAAGGTGCTTGAGGTTCTCGTCGGCGCGGATCTGCTTGAGCATGTCCAGACCATCGAGGTTGGGCATGTTCCAGTCGGAAACCACGAACTCGAACTTGCCCGAGCGCAGCTTGTTGAGGGCATCCTGGCCGTCCTCGGCTTCTTCCACATTGTTGAAGCCCAGCTCCTTGAGCAGACTGCGCACGATCCGGCGCATGGTCGGGAAATCGTCCACTACCAGCATGCTCATGTTCTTGTCGGCCATTTGTATCCTCTCGATCTTGATGGCTGGTGAATGATCGGCAGCCGAGAGCTGCCACTGCGGGCACCTGACGCCCTGGTTGTCGACCGGGTAGCCGGCATCCCGTCTCAGAACGACTCCCATTGCTCCTCGGTACCAGCGACGGCGCGCTTGCTCGCGGGCTCGGTCGCGACCGGAGCCGCCTGCCGGCCTGGCAGGTCGCGCGGCGCGGCCGTCTGGCG
This genomic window contains:
- the flhA gene encoding flagellar biosynthesis protein FlhA, whose amino-acid sequence is MKLFAGPLLIILILSMMILPLPPFALDLFFTFNIALSIMVLLVSMFTQKPLDFAAFPAILLFTTLLRLSLNVASTRVVLMHGHEGGDAAGKVIEAFGHFLVGGNFAVGLAVFLILVIINFMVITKGAGRIAEVGARFTLDSMPGKQMAIDADLNAGLIGEEEARQRRREVSQEADFYGSMDGASKFVRGDAVAGLVIMAVNVIGGLLIGMLQHDLPFAQAAETYTLLTIGDGLVAQIPALVISTAAGVTVSRVNTDQDVGQQMLGQLFANPKVLWLAAGVMGLLGLVPGMPNLVFLLFTALLGGLAWWLGRREEEQQLEKVMNPELPPPAETPEASWDDVQLVDTLGLEVGHRLIPLVDHRQQGELLGRIKGVRKKFAQEVGFLPPVVHIRDNLELGPNTYVIRLKGVEIGRAELQPGKWLAIDPGQVSGKLEGQATTDPAFGLPAVWIDLSQRELAQVYGYTVVDASTVAATHLNHLLHRHASDLLGRQEVQLLLDRLGEDNKALVEEVVPKALSLTTLQRILQSLLEEEVSIRDLRTILDTLAEHAGAQGDAQDLVAVVRVALGRAITQQWFGGQGELRVIGLDAGLEQVLAQALNNGGALEPGLAGNLMQLAENALNRQEANGDAPVLVVQHRLRALLARFLRRRLRHLVVMSLAEIPDDRMLRVTSLIGGNN
- the cheZ gene encoding protein phosphatase CheZ, whose product is MSVDEQHAAGNWDVAPDDLIQRIGQLTRMLRDSMRELGLDKEIEKAAEAIPDARDRLTYVASMTEQAAERALNAIDRAQPLQGELAKGAGALEQRWDAWFANPVELEEARELVRDTRAYLADVPRQTQATQRELMEILMAQDFQDLTGQVIKKMNEVIREIEHQLIQVLIESVPDGSEAIILKRLAESEWEPEKKKNLLNGPQIKPTAGDAVVNQDQVDDLLDQLGF
- the flhB gene encoding flagellar biosynthesis protein FlhB, yielding MADDSDQDDKTEAATPRRLEKAREEGQVARSRELSTFLLLAGGVGGLWAMGSTLYAQLGLVVEQSFLFERSVAFDPAVMVAHFWSLAQRSLLALLPLLILLLLIALVAPMLLGGWLLSAKSLAPQFSRLNPLKGLKRLFSTHALAELGKAIAKSLLVGAVAVQFISSHVGEMMALMTQPLPQALANALQLAAWACAVIVLTLIVVIGIDVPYQLWSHAKKLRMSKEDLRQEHKESEGDPHVKGRIRAQQQAVARRRMMSKVPTADVIVTNPTHYAVALAYQEGSMGAPRVVAKGTELVAARIRELGAEHGVPLLEAPPLARALYRHVDLDKEIPAELYTAVAEVLAWAYRLKRVREEGGELPQTPHDLPVPAELADPPPRAANDEESR
- a CDS encoding CZB domain-containing protein, which codes for MIERSEHLQGIIRQTTTTSFLNATKLDHAVWKNQVYRHIHNAEFAAHLTCHSECRLGKWYFQGYGARHYAQLHSFQALDAPHREVHEAGLRALQAGQAGDTVAMREALERMEDASMQVVDCIDQLMRQL
- the cheY gene encoding chemotaxis response regulator CheY; translation: MADKNMSMLVVDDFPTMRRIVRSLLKELGFNNVEEAEDGQDALNKLRSGKFEFVVSDWNMPNLDGLDMLKQIRADENLKHLPVLMVTAEAKKENIIAAAQAGANGYVVKPFTAAILEEKLNKIFEKLGK
- the flhF gene encoding flagellar biosynthesis protein FlhF, producing the protein MSVRRFVGANSREAMRQVRAALGEDALILSNRTTAEGVEILAMADDEHQRLVPEPGAVASAAAPGAAAPRPAPAVQPPAVAPAPVPQAVAAEARQPAPSFAAQRAAAYQRTQQDSAAPAPSAPPAAALDFAALGARLLDEMADMRALLDRRTAPVAAPDSTAGRLRQRLLLAGFGAQLGDEILAALPAELNDCGADAPAVRAWLERQLAARLPVPADENDLLDTGGVLALVGPTGVGKTTTTAKLAARYVMRHGSGQVALLSTDSYRIGAHEQLRIYGRLLGVEVQALPAEAALDAVLAQLADKRLVIIDTIGMSQRDQRLIGQIAQLGGAGHAVRLMLLLNAASHGDTLEEVVSTYQRAACAAGSRLDDCIVTKSDEAARLGPVLDILIRHNLRLHYLSCGQQVPEDLHPAEAVALVRQALAASQDSPFVAPTTPAAAPAQRLEALSRGLLGHGRAMAAALDGLRREVEGFGLLEAAWQLAALPRSLQGERLAELLAACPVADAGLLLWGRAGALPGQTWQMPLLTFSAAGRLQARPWLAHQLPAGASARLEWAAQQWPQADHLLAGAPDAVTLRALAAQGSTWLAAAKGNSRVDYLGERYALQTLAEIAMPQAGLSCRHRGHAMQLDLALLDVGLDAGRERGQHSGAWPLQAWFGQLHDPDGARPPLQRFWLASSAQPGEQGLRQQQQLLLRQLQCDDLPSLTGRAWLSLDSLSGSLQAELRLFLAAGLAATASHLEQAEGDWAMDVRAQLLSLTGGRRQRSTQQQLDALLHLLAARDTLRQVAGSAGVHG